The following proteins are encoded in a genomic region of Natrinema sp. HArc-T2:
- a CDS encoding Rid family detoxifying hydrolase, whose translation MSGIAPIETDDAPSHDNPYSQGVRAGDTLYVSGYGPVDPETGEVVDGDIQDQTEQVLENIAAVVDDAGGDGLADVVKVTVYLTDLADYDRVNDAYGARFGADPPARVCVEVSRLPADVRVEMDATAYLG comes from the coding sequence ATGTCCGGCATCGCTCCCATCGAAACCGACGACGCACCGAGCCACGACAACCCCTACTCACAGGGCGTCCGCGCCGGTGACACGCTGTACGTCTCCGGCTACGGCCCCGTCGATCCCGAAACGGGCGAGGTCGTCGACGGCGACATTCAAGACCAAACTGAGCAGGTCCTCGAGAACATCGCCGCGGTCGTCGACGACGCCGGCGGCGACGGGCTCGCCGACGTCGTCAAAGTGACCGTCTATCTGACCGATCTCGCGGACTACGACCGCGTCAACGACGCCTACGGCGCGCGATTCGGCGCCGACCCGCCGGCACGCGTCTGCGTCGAGGTCTCGAGACTGCCGGCGGACGTTCGCGTCGAGATGGATGCGACCGCGTACCTGGGCTAA